The Zavarzinella sp. genome includes a window with the following:
- a CDS encoding DUF1501 domain-containing protein has product MLRVLGSQKQFCDGISRRDALWVGGLSMLGLHLSDQLRAEQKPVRQPDNPLPGFGKAKSCILLFLYGSPSQLELADMKPDAPLEIRGDFRPIPSALPGCDVCELLPNTAKVMDRVTVLRSVTHAHPIHGVAYATTGVPKIDVPMELNPRDSRHWPFMGSVVNYLEQQRTKQDNILNNIALPWPFSTRRTGEVHRAGPYAAFLGSKYHPHFTEFIGKANKQITKTLTTTTKTFDEPYVGIEPDCQFTLGQAATLPVDMTLDRLDQRTSLLQQMERAQAKASPTNRDHFRQGAFDLIRSTHVRDALDISREKSALRDQYGMTVFGQAALAARKLVEAGSRFVTVFWDEFGLAGSGWDTHWEHYPRMKDELMPGFDKAFSGLIADLDQRGMLDETLVLVLSEHGRTPKINKAKGGGRDHWSQAYSVMMAGGGIKRGQVIGKTDNIGGTVVDRPISPKDILATTYHLLGYDLETVLHDQASGRPYPILSEGSVLTDAIA; this is encoded by the coding sequence ATAACCCGCTGCCTGGTTTTGGGAAGGCGAAATCATGTATCCTGCTTTTCCTGTATGGCTCTCCGAGCCAGTTGGAACTGGCAGACATGAAACCGGATGCCCCATTGGAGATCCGTGGGGACTTTCGCCCAATTCCATCGGCCCTGCCAGGATGTGATGTGTGCGAACTGTTGCCCAATACCGCCAAGGTGATGGACCGTGTCACCGTGCTGCGTTCTGTGACGCACGCCCACCCAATCCATGGGGTGGCTTATGCCACGACCGGTGTGCCGAAAATCGATGTGCCGATGGAACTGAATCCACGTGACAGCCGACATTGGCCGTTCATGGGGTCGGTGGTCAACTATCTGGAGCAGCAACGCACCAAACAGGACAATATTCTGAACAATATTGCCCTGCCATGGCCATTCAGCACCCGCCGCACTGGTGAAGTACACCGTGCGGGGCCCTATGCGGCGTTTCTGGGCAGTAAATACCACCCCCACTTTACGGAATTTATTGGCAAAGCGAACAAGCAGATCACCAAAACGCTGACCACCACAACCAAGACATTCGATGAACCGTATGTGGGTATTGAACCGGACTGCCAGTTCACCCTCGGACAGGCAGCCACCTTGCCAGTCGACATGACATTAGACCGACTGGACCAACGCACCTCATTACTTCAGCAGATGGAACGGGCGCAGGCCAAGGCCAGCCCCACCAACCGCGATCATTTTCGGCAGGGTGCGTTCGATCTGATCCGTTCCACCCACGTGCGGGATGCGTTGGATATTTCGCGTGAGAAAAGTGCCCTGCGGGATCAATACGGCATGACCGTATTTGGGCAGGCCGCACTGGCAGCCCGCAAACTGGTGGAAGCGGGTTCTCGCTTCGTGACGGTGTTCTGGGATGAGTTCGGGCTTGCAGGCTCCGGCTGGGATACCCACTGGGAACACTACCCACGGATGAAAGATGAGTTAATGCCCGGGTTTGACAAGGCATTTTCCGGCCTGATTGCTGATCTGGATCAGCGTGGGATGCTGGATGAAACCCTCGTGCTGGTACTTAGCGAACATGGCCGCACCCCCAAGATCAACAAAGCCAAAGGTGGTGGGCGAGATCACTGGTCTCAGGCCTATTCCGTAATGATGGCTGGTGGGGGTATCAAACGCGGTCAGGTCATTGGCAAAACAGACAACATTGGCGGCACTGTGGTCGATCGGCCAATTTCACCGAAAGATATTCTTGCCACCACATACCATCTGTTGGGCTACGATCTGGAAACCGTTCTTCACGATCAGGCCAGCGGTAGACCTTATCCAATTCTTTCCGAAGGCAGCGTCCTGACCGATGCGATTGCATAA